Genomic window (Candidatus Woesearchaeota archaeon):
CAAATCTGCGGAATAAAAAACGTCATCGTCGTTCAGAACAAAATTGATGTAGTAAGTGCAGAAGAAGCCCTTGAAAATTACAAACAGATCAAAGCATTTCTTGCAAATACAGAATACAAGGATGCACCAGTAATTCCTATTTCTGCACTTCATGGAGCAAATATTGATAAACTCATTGAAGCAATTGAACAATACATTCCCACGCCAAAAAGAGATCCTACCAAAGATCCTCTTTTTTTCTGCGCTCGTTCATTTGATATTAACAAACCAGGAACGAAACCAGAATCCCTTGTAGGAGGGGTTCTTGGGGGAGCACTTGTTCAGGGCGTACTTAGAGTGGGCGATGAGATTGAAATCAAACCAGGAAGGAAAATTGAAAAACAAGGCAGAGTAGAGTACACACCAATCACCACGAAAATTGTTGGACTCAAAGCAGGAGGAGGAGAAGTACAAGAACTGCACCCTGGAGGATCGTCAGGAATTATGACCCTTCTTGATCCTGCAATTGTGAAATCAGATTCTCTTTCAGGGAACCTCGTAGGAAAAATAGGCACTCTTCCCGAGACCCGCATGCACCTTAAACTTAAAACGCATTTGCTTGAACGTTTTGTTGGAGGTGAAGAAATCGCTCCGCTCTCCAAAGGAGAGATGCTTATGTTCAATGTAAATGCAGCAGCAACTGTTGGCGTTGTACAAGAACTTGGAAAAGACGAAATCTCTTGTCCTCTTCGCTTACCTGTATGTGCTCAAGAAGGTGCAAGAGTGACTATTTCAAGACGAGTGGGAAATCGATTCAGACTTATTGGTTACGGCGAAATAATGTAATATTGTGACTCTCAAAGAGGTGAGAGGAGCAGAACAGTGAAAACAGAGCCATACGCATGCAGAAATAAACGGTTTAATCTTAGAAAAGTACGCCTACTTCTCAAACGTAGCACAACAACAACGCTATCCTCAATACTTGCATTTCACGATGTTGAAGCAGCAAGCAAATTGTACTCTGATATGGATCCTCGCGAGTGCAGAGTTCTTGTTCGTTTTGATGTTAAGGACGGTGCATCCGTTCTTGAAGGGAAATACAACAACACATTTTTTGAGTGGCTTTCTTGTCCTCGAGAAGGAACTCCTGGAAGCCCTATTGAACGTGCTTGGAGCGGAAGAGATCTTGTTCAAAGACTTTTTGAATTTGCTCAAACAGGAGTATACAGAAAAGAAGAAGCAAATGAAAAATACGAAAAATTTCAACAACACTATTCTGGAAAACATCTCTTTGATATTTACGTGCCCATCATAGTTCTTTCTAAAAGCAGAATTCTTGAGGAATTCAAAGTATGTTACGCACCGCGTGAGAGAAATGTTCTTGGAAGACCCCTTCCTCCTTGTTCAGGTTATTTCTATAGGGAGAATTTTCACACAAATGAGTTACAAATTCTAGCTTTGCGCTCAGAAAACGGCGAAATCACTCCCACTACGAAGATAGCTGATGAAGAGGAAGAACTTCTTACCTTGTTAGAAGAAGGATTTCAACAAAACATCTACACACCTCGACGTAGAATTGGCATACGTGCCGTTAAAACTCCTCACACCGTTGAAGTGTATGATTGGGTGGAAGAAATAAGAAATGTTCCGTACAAATCTATTCAATCAGCTTCCAAAAAAGAGCCTTTTTGATCTTACGATAAAGTTTTGTTAGGGGGTTCACTGCATCATTCACCTCTGCAATTCTTAAAGAAAAAAATTCAATTTAAAAATGTGTTGATTTTTTCAATGCTCTCTTATACGACCGTTTTTGCTGATCAAAAACAAAGTCAAGTAAAAAAATAAAGAAAATAAAGAACAGTAAAGAAAATGAAGAAAAGCAAAGAAAGACAAAGGGAGAATCTAAAAAGAGATTGTTTCACTCTTTTCCTTTAAACTCTTGAGTATTTCTTCAACATCAACCTTCTCTACTATTCTTTTTATGCCATCAATACCTACTTTAGTATCTGGATTTTTTGCCATGAGAGAGCAACAATCAGTGTATGTTTTCTGAGCAGTAGAGAAAATACCTAATTTGCGACCAAGCTGAGCGATTTCTTCTTTATTTGAGCCGATAAAAGGAGAAAACACGGGAAGAAACAGGCCGAATCTCGTTGCTTGAATGTTCTCCAGCGTTTGTGATGCAACTTGACCCAAAGAATCACCTGTTACTATTGCACCATATCCTTTTTCTTGCGCCAGCGCATCTGCAAAGCGCAACATGACATGCTTGAAGAGGACCAAATCTTGTTTTGGATTAATCTTTCCACCCGCCTTGATCTCGTAAAGGGGGTAGGGTACAAGATACAAAGTGGTTTCTTGTTGGAATTGTGCTGTGAACTGCGCCAACTCCTCAACTTTTGTGCCTTTGACCTTGCTTGCATCAGCAAAGTTATGAAAATGTACTAAATCTACCTGGCAGCCACGTCTCATCATTTGATAGGCTGCAAGAACACTATCAAGACCTCCTGAGAAGAGTGCAATAACCCGTCCGCTTGTACCTACAGGAAGTCCTGAATGACCCTCCCATTTTCTAGTGTACAAGAGCGTGGTGTCCTGTCCTACATCAATAAAGAGTTCATGTTCGGGATTGGTAAGGTCAATGGTAAGTGCATCTTCTTGAGATTGAAATATTGCTGAGCCTACCTCACGCCCAATTTCTTGAGAGGTGAGAGGAAAACTCTTATCAGTGCGATTGACACGCACAGCAAAACTTCCTTTCTTTTCGCACATAATCTTACAAGCTGCGTTTTTGATCTCTTCAAGATCGGAAGACACTTCTTCAACAAGAGAAAAAGAACTAATACCTATAACCGTATTAAGTGCTTTGATAAGTTCTTGTTCGCAAAGCGCAGTTTCCCCTAAGAACAAGGCACCTCTGCGCGTGAGTTTCACATCAGGAACCGCTCTTACGATGGCTTTGCGCAGTGCTTTTTCAAAAAAGGGTCTGTTTTTTCCTTTAAGAATGATTTCTGATGATCGCGTGATGAATTTCATGGTGTTGTGGTCTTTGAAGGGTATAAAAAGGTTTCAACTATACTCCCTGTGGTTTGCAGAGGAATCCTGCAAGCCACCTCTTTAAAAAGAAGGGTGAAAAAAGTGTGATTTACACTTCACTATCAATTACCATTCTTGCAAGATTGCAAATGTTTGTCTCAATTTCAGTGATATTTCCAATGATGTGTGCAGTTTCCTTATCTACTTTGAGCACGTCTACTGCTTTTTTAATAATATCAGCTCTTCGTGAAACGACATCCGATGCTAATTTTTTGTTCTTCTTTTCATTTGCTTTCATAAGATCAAGGTAGCTTTTCTGTATTTCTTCAACAACAGATACTAGCTGTTTTTTGTTTTTCTCATTCATCGCAAGAGTGAGTTTTTTGAGTCTATCACCAATTTCCTTGAGGTTTAAAGCATAGTACCAGTATGCCATTGCTTGTACATTTGAAATCTTGAATTTCTCTGCAACAGCACTGTTTGAAAGAGAGTTCTTAACTAATCGGAAAAGCAAGAAGT
Coding sequences:
- the thiI gene encoding tRNA 4-thiouridine(8) synthase ThiI, which gives rise to MKFITRSSEIILKGKNRPFFEKALRKAIVRAVPDVKLTRRGALFLGETALCEQELIKALNTVIGISSFSLVEEVSSDLEEIKNAACKIMCEKKGSFAVRVNRTDKSFPLTSQEIGREVGSAIFQSQEDALTIDLTNPEHELFIDVGQDTTLLYTRKWEGHSGLPVGTSGRVIALFSGGLDSVLAAYQMMRRGCQVDLVHFHNFADASKVKGTKVEELAQFTAQFQQETTLYLVPYPLYEIKAGGKINPKQDLVLFKHVMLRFADALAQEKGYGAIVTGDSLGQVASQTLENIQATRFGLFLPVFSPFIGSNKEEIAQLGRKLGIFSTAQKTYTDCCSLMAKNPDTKVGIDGIKRIVEKVDVEEILKSLKEKSETISF
- a CDS encoding translation initiation factor IF-2 subunit gamma; amino-acid sequence: MAKKEKEIIQPEVNIGFVGHVDHGKTTLTQQLSGKWTDTHSEELKRGITIRLGYADATFYQCTKCKDYTTTNKCMSCMSDAKFVRKVSFVDAPGHESLMATMLSGATIMDGALLLIAANEKVPQDQTREHLMALQICGIKNVIVVQNKIDVVSAEEALENYKQIKAFLANTEYKDAPVIPISALHGANIDKLIEAIEQYIPTPKRDPTKDPLFFCARSFDINKPGTKPESLVGGVLGGALVQGVLRVGDEIEIKPGRKIEKQGRVEYTPITTKIVGLKAGGGEVQELHPGGSSGIMTLLDPAIVKSDSLSGNLVGKIGTLPETRMHLKLKTHLLERFVGGEEIAPLSKGEMLMFNVNAAATVGVVQELGKDEISCPLRLPVCAQEGARVTISRRVGNRFRLIGYGEIM